In Bacteroidales bacterium, a genomic segment contains:
- a CDS encoding sialate O-acetylesterase, which yields MKKSIKTIIVCFLFAVFFAFQINASIKLPSFFSDNMVLQQQSEVAIWGWSNPNTSVKVVTSWDKKNVTTKSDKNGYWKLKLKTPVASKTPYEITVTSGTTITLKNVLIGEVWICSGQSNMEMPMKGFHGQPIEGGPEAIMNSRNPEIRCFTAQKASKSTPQDDCIGSWKVADIQTVPDFSATAYFFGRMINQALDVPVGLIHTSWGGSRIEAWMPPEALKDIPEKKIPVTDEDIKINNGTATVLYNGMLHPFIGYGIRGAIWYQGESNKDEPALYVKMFDNMVREWRNLWGIGEFPFYYCQIAPYNYGGLSSAYIREAQFKCMETPNTGMAVLMDSESPGCIHPPKKKEAGERLALWALAKTYGMEKIHYRSPEVQSFDIEGRVIILTFNNANLGLTSHGKEILNFSVAGKNKHFHPAKAAISGNKIFIFSPNVAEPVAVRYCFDNLSATEIFTIEGNLPISSFRTDEW from the coding sequence TAGTGACAACATGGTTTTACAACAACAATCAGAGGTAGCAATCTGGGGTTGGTCGAATCCCAATACGAGTGTAAAGGTTGTTACATCATGGGATAAGAAAAACGTTACTACCAAAAGTGACAAAAACGGATATTGGAAACTGAAATTAAAAACTCCGGTTGCAAGTAAAACGCCTTATGAAATAACTGTTACTTCCGGAACAACCATTACTCTAAAAAATGTACTTATCGGGGAAGTATGGATATGCTCCGGACAATCCAATATGGAAATGCCCATGAAAGGATTCCATGGACAACCGATTGAGGGCGGACCTGAAGCCATTATGAATTCGAGAAATCCCGAAATACGTTGTTTTACGGCACAGAAAGCATCTAAATCCACACCACAGGATGACTGTATCGGTTCGTGGAAAGTTGCAGATATACAAACAGTTCCTGATTTTAGTGCCACTGCATATTTTTTTGGACGCATGATCAATCAGGCGTTAGATGTTCCGGTAGGATTGATTCATACCAGCTGGGGCGGCTCCCGCATTGAAGCCTGGATGCCTCCAGAAGCTTTGAAAGACATTCCTGAAAAAAAAATACCGGTTACAGATGAAGATATAAAAATAAACAACGGGACAGCCACTGTTCTCTACAACGGAATGCTTCATCCATTCATCGGTTATGGTATACGCGGAGCAATATGGTACCAGGGAGAATCCAATAAAGACGAACCTGCTTTATATGTAAAAATGTTCGATAATATGGTGCGTGAATGGAGGAACTTATGGGGAATCGGAGAATTTCCTTTTTATTATTGTCAGATTGCCCCATATAATTATGGAGGGTTAAGCTCCGCTTATATCCGTGAAGCCCAATTTAAATGTATGGAGACACCGAATACAGGCATGGCCGTGCTCATGGATTCTGAAAGTCCGGGATGTATTCATCCCCCGAAAAAGAAGGAAGCCGGAGAACGGTTAGCTCTATGGGCATTGGCAAAAACTTATGGTATGGAAAAGATACATTATAGAAGTCCGGAAGTCCAGTCATTTGATATAGAAGGGAGGGTGATCATTCTGACATTTAATAATGCCAATCTTGGCTTAACTTCTCATGGGAAAGAAATACTTAATTTCAGTGTAGCTGGAAAGAACAAACATTTTCATCCGGCTAAAGCTGCCATTTCCGGCAATAAAATATTTATATTCTCTCCAAACGTTGCAGAACCAGTCGCCGTCCGTTATTGTTTTGACAACCTCTCCGCTACTGAAATATTTACTATAGAAGGTAATTTACCAATATCATCATTTCGGACCGATGAATGGTAA
- a CDS encoding universal stress protein — MEEYKIIVAYDFQELSNAALRQAYKLADFVNGGILLLVVMDSDLLTLANVFQNEHSESMKKKITDSMEREITDRLQQVALKASEESKLQIGFRVETGKIYERILFTAKEENARFIVMGRTSVQSSAVRFGSNTMHVVSDSSCPVITIPAVNSETDFKNIVLPIDLTKQTREEVFNAISFGLFFDATILLVSVVMGGISERKSRIYTKMQRMKKMIEENGVRCTDKLFKRSHHPVHEVILQYVKDIKADSLMIMTHQEISTSDKYIGAVAHQIINDSSVPVISLTSAASRVKQSEKTKFWFTKLFSSKE, encoded by the coding sequence ATGGAAGAATATAAAATTATTGTTGCATATGATTTTCAAGAGCTTTCTAATGCTGCGTTGCGACAGGCATATAAGCTAGCTGATTTTGTAAATGGTGGAATTTTATTGCTTGTGGTGATGGATTCTGATTTACTTACTTTGGCCAATGTATTTCAGAATGAGCATTCTGAAAGCATGAAAAAGAAAATAACCGATTCCATGGAACGGGAAATTACAGATCGATTGCAACAAGTTGCCCTGAAAGCCTCTGAAGAATCAAAATTACAGATTGGATTTCGTGTCGAAACAGGAAAAATTTATGAGCGGATATTGTTTACAGCTAAAGAAGAAAATGCCCGTTTTATTGTTATGGGACGTACTTCTGTACAATCTTCTGCTGTCCGGTTTGGTTCTAATACAATGCATGTGGTCAGTGATTCGAGTTGTCCTGTGATTACTATTCCGGCTGTTAACAGTGAAACTGATTTTAAAAATATTGTGCTTCCCATCGATCTGACAAAACAAACACGTGAAGAAGTATTTAATGCTATTTCATTCGGTTTGTTTTTTGATGCAACAATTCTTTTGGTTTCTGTGGTAATGGGTGGGATTTCGGAAAGAAAAAGTCGAATCTACACGAAAATGCAGCGGATGAAAAAGATGATCGAAGAAAATGGGGTCAGATGTACGGATAAATTATTCAAAAGAAGCCATCATCCTGTTCATGAGGTCATACTTCAATACGTAAAAGATATTAAAGCAGACTCTTTGATGATCATGACACACCAGGAAATCAGCACTTCCGATAAGTATATCGGCGCAGTGGCGCATCAAATCATTAATGATTCATCGGTTCCTGTAATTTCTTTAACTTCAGCAGCTTCCCGTGTTAAACAAAGTGAAAAAACGAAGTTTTGGTTTACCAAGCTTTTTTCATCAAAAGAATAA
- a CDS encoding RNA polymerase sigma factor: MADLFSDIIKRCKRGDRKAQESIYNLLSAKMFAVCMRYCTNYEEARDVLHDGFVTVFTKIGQFQHAGSFEGWVRRIFVNQALERYRNNSKIPVVDDWDSVDYQLAAPEVEDEWGAYQLSESDLLDLVNKLPQQYKVVFNLYVMEGLSHKEISEMLEIAESTSRSNLLRARNILQKQVNELVESISYKQQCK; this comes from the coding sequence TTGGCAGACCTTTTTTCCGATATAATAAAGCGTTGCAAACGCGGCGATAGAAAGGCGCAGGAATCTATATATAATCTGCTTTCTGCAAAAATGTTTGCTGTTTGTATGCGTTATTGTACGAATTATGAAGAAGCCAGGGATGTATTACATGATGGATTTGTCACAGTATTTACCAAAATAGGCCAATTCCAGCATGCAGGTAGTTTCGAGGGCTGGGTACGCCGGATTTTTGTAAATCAGGCATTAGAGCGTTACCGTAATAATTCTAAAATACCTGTAGTTGATGACTGGGACAGTGTAGATTACCAGTTGGCAGCTCCGGAAGTGGAAGATGAATGGGGAGCATACCAATTATCTGAATCTGATTTGCTGGATTTGGTTAATAAACTACCCCAGCAGTATAAAGTGGTCTTTAACCTATATGTAATGGAGGGGTTGTCCCATAAAGAAATAAGTGAAATGTTGGAGATTGCAGAAAGCACCTCCCGTTCGAATTTATTAAGGGCCAGGAATATCCTTCAAAAACAAGTGAATGAGTTGGTTGAGTCGATATCATATAAACAACAATGCAAGTAA
- a CDS encoding ATP-dependent Clp protease adaptor ClpS yields the protein MGIQEQVKHNQEFENTTEDKHHLILHNDDVHTFDFVITSLIDICKHDVYQAEQCAYIVHHKGKCDVKKGSYDFLHPMKDQLTDKGLSVTID from the coding sequence ATGGGTATTCAAGAGCAAGTAAAACATAATCAGGAATTTGAAAACACAACGGAAGATAAGCATCATTTAATTCTACATAACGATGATGTGCATACTTTTGACTTTGTGATTACATCACTGATTGATATATGTAAGCATGATGTATATCAAGCGGAACAATGTGCATATATTGTTCATCATAAGGGTAAATGTGATGTAAAAAAAGGATCATACGATTTTCTACATCCTATGAAAGACCAATTGACAGATAAAGGTTTAAGTGTAACAATCGATTAA